From a region of the Roseivirga sp. 4D4 genome:
- a CDS encoding M56 family metallopeptidase — MMVQDLLIWSLKVSLLIGLMYGAYWLLFRKNTHFQLRRMVILACLLLAGFIPSIEIEVPIPWSSPIDRGLESLTFEPIIPTDTTVAITPNKEVATSEVPNRFSWQSFLTNLYLVGLIIAALLFLLEVLKLSYWYYFGARRTDIQDNVITHKGIKYPFSFWKWIFIPQGTDYDEDIWEIIEKHETAHLNQYHTVDMVFMNIVQCFFWYNPFIYLIQKEIKDNHEALADRSVLTTTDFKVYAQALVKVSINSNALKLGHSFALISTLSKRITAMKQQQTTKGKTLASVLSLMIVMSLVAGVNILKAQNSAETREEARNIIMSREGTFSFIYYNRLTDRHQKMLQRLQKVYPDKEVRFNYSKNSEAFEYLENYRVDRSPLFFDQLTSKDKEELLAITLADTVVFHGIKLMSSPESKFRFPLSEFKDKIEGKVAEDANYIVFYERVEKDSPEVFDISEVDTKPQPVGGIDSFVKAIALAMDRPKKIRKSDLPPTIDFQVVIDGGRNFSEVNLITELKGSDEENKDLYLFFGDVYRTMIQKVNEFYVWKRGIKDGKEVRVRTTIAIPTKYM, encoded by the coding sequence ATGATGGTACAGGATCTACTTATCTGGAGTCTCAAAGTGAGTTTGCTCATTGGCCTTATGTATGGAGCCTATTGGCTCCTATTTAGGAAAAACACACACTTTCAGCTGCGTAGAATGGTCATACTAGCATGCTTACTTTTAGCTGGTTTTATCCCATCTATTGAAATTGAGGTCCCTATTCCATGGTCAAGCCCAATCGATCGTGGATTAGAATCACTGACCTTTGAGCCAATAATTCCAACAGACACAACAGTGGCCATAACTCCTAACAAAGAGGTGGCTACTTCTGAAGTGCCTAATCGGTTCAGTTGGCAAAGCTTCCTAACTAACTTATACTTAGTCGGACTAATAATAGCCGCTCTGCTATTTCTTCTGGAAGTCCTGAAGCTTTCTTATTGGTATTATTTCGGGGCACGTAGAACTGATATTCAAGATAATGTTATCACCCACAAAGGCATTAAATACCCTTTCTCCTTCTGGAAGTGGATCTTCATTCCTCAGGGAACGGACTATGATGAAGATATATGGGAGATTATTGAAAAGCACGAGACCGCTCACTTGAATCAATACCATACAGTCGACATGGTGTTTATGAACATTGTACAATGCTTTTTCTGGTACAACCCATTCATCTATTTAATTCAAAAAGAGATAAAGGACAACCATGAGGCATTGGCCGATCGGTCAGTACTAACAACTACAGATTTTAAGGTTTATGCACAGGCTTTGGTCAAAGTCAGTATCAACTCAAATGCACTAAAGCTGGGGCATTCCTTCGCGCTAATATCCACACTATCAAAAAGAATTACTGCAATGAAACAACAACAAACAACAAAAGGAAAAACACTCGCTTCGGTGCTAAGTCTGATGATAGTTATGAGTTTAGTTGCTGGTGTCAACATACTTAAGGCACAAAATAGTGCTGAAACAAGAGAAGAAGCGCGCAATATCATCATGTCTAGAGAAGGGACATTCTCATTTATCTACTACAACAGGTTAACTGACCGGCATCAAAAAATGCTTCAGAGGCTACAAAAAGTATATCCCGATAAAGAAGTAAGGTTTAACTACAGTAAGAACTCGGAAGCTTTCGAATATCTAGAAAACTATCGCGTTGATAGGTCGCCTCTATTCTTCGATCAACTGACTTCAAAAGACAAAGAGGAACTTTTGGCAATTACTCTTGCCGATACTGTAGTCTTCCATGGAATTAAACTAATGAGCAGCCCAGAGTCAAAATTCCGGTTTCCTCTGTCTGAATTTAAAGATAAGATAGAAGGTAAAGTTGCTGAAGATGCCAATTATATAGTTTTCTATGAGCGGGTCGAAAAAGACTCCCCTGAAGTCTTCGATATATCCGAAGTAGACACCAAACCACAGCCGGTCGGAGGTATTGATTCCTTTGTCAAGGCAATTGCACTCGCCATGGATAGGCCAAAAAAAATAAGAAAGAGTGACCTACCACCGACAATTGACTTCCAGGTAGTGATTGATGGTGGTCGAAACTTCAGTGAAGTAAACCTAATCACAGAGCTGAAAGGTAGTGACGAAGAAAATAAAGACCTTTACCTGTTCTTTGGTGATGTTTATAGAACCATGATTCAAAAAGTAAACGAATTTTACGTTTGGAAACGAGGTATTAAAGATGGTAAAGAAGTTAGGGTTAGAACGACTATTGCCATCCCAACTAAGTACATGTGA
- a CDS encoding CPBP family intramembrane glutamic endopeptidase → MTRIDKGIDVTGGRSPRSSFLIILGLVFVGFFIGQFVGFLASMTFAVANGMGISDLTDNPNALYDYMGLGEVLTTQMLYTLVFTFLTPWFYLRLIAKQSLSSISNETKVDPKLVLATVIGTFSFLFVNAYFIEWNANIDFPDFMSGFEEWARNLEEQLAETTEKFTTFNNFTQFLFGFLVIAILPGIGEELLFRGVLQNSLHKLTKNAHVAIWVSAFIFGAIHLQFYGLVPRMLLGAVFGYLYVWSGNIWYPIISHIANNGIAVIMTYAMSDVNLDETEAVPVAYQIIGVVVFIAFMFLFRNYYLRPKQSIE, encoded by the coding sequence ATGACGAGAATTGACAAAGGTATAGATGTCACAGGCGGAAGATCACCTAGATCTTCCTTTCTTATTATTCTGGGATTGGTATTTGTAGGCTTTTTTATAGGCCAGTTTGTGGGTTTTCTTGCCTCAATGACATTTGCTGTCGCAAATGGAATGGGGATTAGTGACCTGACTGATAATCCTAATGCTCTGTATGACTATATGGGACTGGGCGAAGTGCTCACCACACAGATGCTCTATACTTTGGTATTCACGTTCCTAACCCCATGGTTCTACCTAAGACTTATTGCGAAACAATCTCTGTCATCCATTTCCAATGAAACGAAAGTAGATCCAAAACTGGTCTTAGCAACCGTGATCGGCACTTTCAGCTTTCTTTTTGTCAATGCCTATTTCATAGAGTGGAATGCTAACATTGACTTCCCGGATTTCATGTCTGGCTTCGAAGAATGGGCAAGAAACCTTGAAGAGCAGTTAGCAGAGACCACGGAAAAATTCACCACCTTCAACAACTTCACCCAATTCCTTTTTGGCTTTCTGGTCATTGCTATCCTACCTGGCATTGGTGAAGAGTTATTGTTCCGAGGTGTCTTGCAAAACAGCTTACACAAGCTGACTAAAAATGCCCATGTAGCCATATGGGTATCTGCCTTTATCTTTGGAGCGATCCACCTTCAATTTTATGGCTTAGTTCCTAGAATGTTGCTCGGAGCTGTCTTTGGATATTTATATGTATGGTCAGGAAATATTTGGTATCCGATCATTTCGCATATTGCCAATAACGGCATAGCCGTAATCATGACATATGCCATGTCAGATGTGAACTTAGATGAAACCGAGGCCGTTCCTGTAGCTTATCAGATCATTGGTGTAGTAGTGTTTATTGCATTCATGTTCCTTTTCAGAAATTACTATCTTCGACCAAAGCAGTCCATTGAGTAG
- a CDS encoding DUF2007 domain-containing protein produces MSSWQTVYKSTSPHQTEIVKDVLINAGLNAIVFNRQDHAYKFGNIEVKVDPDSVIRAIKIIEEEINFDHE; encoded by the coding sequence TTGAGTAGTTGGCAAACCGTATATAAGAGTACAAGTCCTCATCAAACAGAGATTGTCAAAGATGTCTTGATCAATGCTGGCCTGAATGCCATTGTCTTTAATAGACAGGATCATGCTTACAAGTTCGGCAACATCGAAGTAAAAGTAGATCCAGACTCTGTGATTCGGGCGATTAAAATAATTGAAGAAGAAATCAACTTTGACCATGAATAA
- the prmC gene encoding peptide chain release factor N(5)-glutamine methyltransferase, which produces MPQAKPKDIFKRITSSLTETYPERECVAIAKNYLADRFHIDSIKLAINSPMAIDESLLTHDLRQLANGTPYQHVVGFTIFYGRNFICNQHALIPRPETEELVDLIIKENDIEAPSILDIGTGTGCIPICLKAEIQDADCVGMDISGQALELAKNNAYKNNIDINFRKGDILSEGLPSNQYDIIVSNPPYIPNADRSIMHTNVLDHEPDIALFVEDNDPLVFYRTIAEKALTSLRPKGKLYFEIHENYSSQVLDLMDKLGYADICIKKDLQGKDRMISAQLK; this is translated from the coding sequence ATGCCCCAAGCCAAACCCAAGGATATATTTAAGCGCATTACAAGCTCATTAACTGAGACATATCCTGAGCGGGAATGTGTGGCGATAGCCAAAAATTACCTTGCAGATCGGTTTCATATCGATAGCATCAAATTGGCGATCAACAGCCCAATGGCTATAGATGAGTCACTGCTAACCCATGACTTAAGACAGTTGGCAAACGGAACTCCGTATCAACATGTTGTTGGCTTTACTATTTTCTATGGGAGAAACTTTATTTGCAATCAGCATGCTTTAATTCCAAGGCCTGAGACGGAGGAATTGGTTGACCTAATCATCAAAGAGAATGATATAGAGGCGCCATCCATCTTGGATATTGGCACTGGTACGGGTTGTATACCTATTTGCCTTAAGGCGGAAATCCAGGATGCCGATTGTGTAGGGATGGATATCTCTGGCCAAGCACTTGAGCTTGCTAAGAATAATGCCTACAAAAATAATATTGACATTAATTTCAGGAAGGGAGATATCCTTAGTGAAGGACTCCCATCGAATCAATATGACATTATAGTCAGCAATCCACCCTACATCCCAAATGCCGATCGTTCAATCATGCACACCAACGTTCTGGATCACGAACCAGATATAGCGCTGTTTGTGGAAGACAATGATCCTTTGGTTTTTTATAGGACCATTGCTGAAAAAGCTTTGACTTCGCTCAGGCCTAAAGGGAAATTATATTTCGAGATTCATGAGAATTATAGTTCTCAAGTACTTGACTTAATGGATAAGCTAGGTTACGCTGATATATGCATAAAAAAAGATTTACAAGGAAAGGATAGAATGATAAGCGCCCAATTAAAATGA
- a CDS encoding phosphatidylserine decarboxylase family protein translates to MKIHKEGRVLLTVLFLVLTVINLGLFYLVEVLENIFLGVAGISTLIFLFFLQFFRNPKRKIEINDKHVLAPADGKVVVIETTEEHEYFGGKERIQVSIFMSPLNVHVNRNPVTGLIKYFKYHPGKYLVAWHPKSSTENERTTLVYEIHKGVEILVRQIAGAAARRIKWYIDENQSVIQGKEFGFIKFGSRVDLFFPIGTKINVEKGQKTIGGKTVIAELE, encoded by the coding sequence ATTAAGATTCATAAAGAAGGAAGAGTACTTTTAACAGTACTCTTTCTTGTTCTTACTGTTATCAACTTAGGACTCTTCTATCTCGTAGAAGTTCTAGAAAATATCTTTTTAGGCGTAGCAGGTATCAGTACACTTATTTTCCTTTTCTTTCTTCAGTTTTTCAGAAATCCGAAACGCAAAATTGAAATCAACGACAAGCATGTACTTGCTCCTGCTGATGGCAAAGTTGTAGTTATTGAAACCACTGAAGAACATGAGTATTTTGGAGGAAAAGAGCGTATTCAGGTGTCGATCTTTATGTCTCCATTGAACGTACACGTCAACCGAAACCCGGTAACAGGGCTAATTAAATACTTCAAATATCACCCGGGAAAATACTTGGTAGCCTGGCACCCAAAGTCGAGTACTGAGAATGAGCGCACCACCTTGGTATATGAAATCCATAAAGGCGTTGAGATTTTAGTAAGACAAATTGCGGGAGCTGCTGCGCGAAGAATCAAATGGTATATTGATGAAAACCAAAGTGTGATTCAAGGCAAGGAATTCGGTTTTATCAAATTTGGATCGCGAGTTGATCTTTTCTTCCCTATCGGCACGAAAATTAATGTTGAGAAGGGTCAGAAAACCATAGGCGGAAAAACTGTAATTGCCGAATTAGAGTAG
- the ribD gene encoding bifunctional diaminohydroxyphosphoribosylaminopyrimidine deaminase/5-amino-6-(5-phosphoribosylamino)uracil reductase RibD: MNNQDILFMQRALELAELGRGHVSPNPMVGCVIVYEGQIIGEGYHKKYGEAHAEVNAINAVSDKNLLTQATVYVTLEPCSHHGRTPPCADLLVANQVKRVVIGAVDTNPLVGGKGIKKIEEAGIEVTHGLLSEESRSLNKRFFSFIENKRPYIILKWAQTADGFVARENFDSKWISGETSRNLVHQWRAKEDAIMVGTRTAQYDNPQLNVRNWEGEDPVRVVIDKNLFLPRDLKLFDGQQKTLVYNDKKTDSSKNLEFINVENDDYLKFILQDLYNRKVQSIIIEGGSTLLFSFIEAGLWDEARVFSAQVEFGKGISAPSIKGEKIESMSIEADTLDIYRNLEPSIL, from the coding sequence ATGAATAACCAAGATATTCTCTTCATGCAGCGGGCACTGGAACTGGCCGAGTTGGGCAGAGGACATGTAAGTCCAAACCCGATGGTGGGTTGCGTAATTGTGTACGAGGGGCAGATCATTGGCGAAGGTTATCACAAAAAGTATGGCGAGGCACATGCCGAAGTGAATGCGATCAATGCGGTTTCTGACAAAAATTTGCTCACTCAAGCCACTGTCTATGTGACATTGGAGCCTTGTTCACATCATGGAAGAACACCTCCTTGTGCCGACCTCTTGGTCGCTAACCAAGTGAAACGTGTTGTTATTGGTGCTGTAGATACTAATCCGCTAGTGGGTGGAAAGGGAATCAAAAAAATCGAGGAGGCTGGCATAGAAGTGACTCATGGATTGCTTTCAGAGGAATCAAGGAGTCTGAATAAAAGGTTCTTCTCTTTCATTGAAAATAAGAGACCTTACATCATTCTAAAGTGGGCACAGACGGCAGATGGCTTTGTCGCCAGAGAGAACTTTGATTCGAAATGGATAAGTGGCGAAACCTCTAGAAACTTGGTTCATCAATGGAGGGCTAAAGAAGATGCGATCATGGTGGGTACCCGTACCGCGCAGTATGATAATCCGCAACTCAATGTCAGAAATTGGGAAGGAGAGGATCCGGTTCGGGTGGTTATCGATAAAAACTTATTCCTTCCAAGGGATTTAAAGTTGTTTGATGGTCAACAAAAAACACTAGTCTATAACGATAAGAAGACCGATTCTTCCAAAAATCTAGAATTTATAAATGTCGAGAATGATGACTATCTAAAGTTTATCCTTCAAGATTTATACAATAGAAAGGTGCAGTCAATCATCATTGAAGGTGGTAGTACTTTGCTCTTTTCATTCATTGAAGCCGGACTCTGGGACGAGGCCAGAGTTTTTAGTGCTCAGGTGGAATTTGGGAAAGGCATTTCCGCACCTAGCATCAAGGGTGAGAAGATAGAGTCCATGAGTATTGAGGCGGATACATTAGACATTTATAGAAACTTGGAACCATCCATTTTATAA
- a CDS encoding BlaI/MecI/CopY family transcriptional regulator, producing the protein MKELTKAEEKIMQILWGLEKAFTREIVDQFETDKPSYTTVATVLTVLEQKGFVAHEMLGNSKRYYPLVTKDKYSDFAMSSVMGKYFEGSLSRMVSFFADRKKMDLNELDQIIKILEEKKDK; encoded by the coding sequence ATGAAAGAACTTACTAAAGCCGAAGAAAAGATCATGCAAATCTTATGGGGACTTGAAAAAGCCTTTACCAGAGAGATTGTCGATCAGTTTGAAACTGACAAACCAAGCTACACCACCGTTGCAACAGTATTGACGGTTTTGGAACAAAAAGGCTTTGTGGCTCACGAAATGTTGGGCAATAGCAAGCGTTACTATCCTCTAGTCACTAAGGATAAGTATAGTGATTTCGCCATGTCTAGTGTCATGGGTAAATATTTCGAAGGCTCTTTAAGCCGGATGGTCTCCTTCTTCGCTGATCGAAAGAAGATGGACTTAAACGAACTCGATCAGATCATTAAAATTTTAGAAGAGAAAAAGGATAAATGA
- a CDS encoding GAF domain-containing protein: protein MAEELFITESAPKAEKYKSLIPQIEALVTGESDLVANLANIASALKFGMGYFWVGFYLVKNDELILGPFQGPIACTRIAKGRGVCGTTWAEGKTLIVPNVDEFPGHIACSSDSKSEIVLPAFKNSEVALILDVDSDQLNDFDEVDRAYLEDLMRIIEKLL, encoded by the coding sequence ATGGCAGAAGAATTATTCATCACAGAAAGTGCTCCAAAAGCCGAAAAGTATAAGTCATTAATCCCTCAGATTGAGGCACTGGTGACTGGTGAGTCAGATTTAGTGGCTAATCTGGCCAATATCGCTTCAGCCTTGAAGTTTGGAATGGGTTATTTCTGGGTGGGCTTTTATCTGGTGAAAAATGATGAGCTGATTTTAGGTCCCTTTCAAGGACCGATCGCATGTACTAGAATTGCCAAAGGACGCGGGGTTTGTGGTACCACTTGGGCTGAAGGGAAAACACTGATTGTACCTAATGTGGACGAATTTCCAGGGCATATTGCCTGTAGCTCGGACTCTAAATCAGAAATTGTACTTCCGGCTTTCAAGAATTCTGAAGTGGCACTAATCCTGGATGTTGATTCTGATCAATTGAATGATTTTGATGAGGTAGATAGAGCGTATCTGGAAGACCTGATGAGGATAATCGAAAAGCTACTCTAA
- a CDS encoding Glu/Leu/Phe/Val family dehydrogenase: MGYIEPAPIKDKANPFESMMSRFNIATEALGLDEEVYNVLKSPSKQVSVSLPVTMDDGSIKVFEGHRVIHSNILGPSKGGVRYAMDVNIDEVKALAAWMTWKCAVVDIPYGGAKGGIKCNPREMSAGEIERLTRAYTQSMTGVFGPDRDIPAPDMGTGPREMAWLMDEYSRSMGTTVNAVVTGKPLVLGGSLGRVEATGRGVMVSALAAMEKLKINPYHATIAVQGFGNVGSYAALLMAERGCTIASISDISGAYYNENGIDIKKAIGYRNNNNGTLEGFDGAELMDDPADLLTLDVDVLVPAAIEDVIHSGNVNDVKAKLIVEGANGPTSAEADAIINEKGIMVAPDILANAGGVTVSYFEWVQNRLGYKWTRERVNRRSDRIMKDAFDKVYGASQKYNVPMRIAAYIVAIDKVSETYKYRGGF, from the coding sequence ATGGGTTACATTGAACCGGCTCCGATTAAGGACAAGGCAAATCCTTTCGAGTCAATGATGTCCAGATTCAATATCGCTACTGAAGCTTTGGGTCTTGACGAAGAAGTTTACAACGTTTTAAAATCACCATCCAAACAAGTTTCTGTATCGCTACCCGTCACCATGGACGATGGCTCTATCAAAGTATTTGAAGGCCACCGTGTGATTCACTCTAACATTCTAGGTCCATCAAAAGGTGGAGTTCGATATGCCATGGACGTGAATATCGATGAAGTAAAAGCGCTAGCTGCCTGGATGACCTGGAAGTGTGCCGTAGTGGATATTCCATATGGTGGCGCCAAAGGTGGAATCAAGTGTAACCCGAGAGAAATGTCTGCTGGGGAAATCGAGCGACTCACCAGGGCCTACACACAGTCTATGACAGGTGTTTTTGGACCAGATCGTGATATTCCAGCCCCTGATATGGGCACTGGGCCAAGAGAAATGGCTTGGTTAATGGATGAATACTCTCGTTCCATGGGTACTACTGTCAATGCAGTGGTTACTGGAAAACCCTTGGTACTTGGAGGCTCACTTGGTAGAGTTGAGGCAACCGGTCGTGGTGTAATGGTATCAGCTCTTGCAGCCATGGAGAAACTAAAAATCAACCCTTATCATGCGACAATCGCAGTTCAGGGTTTTGGTAATGTAGGTTCTTATGCGGCATTGCTTATGGCTGAGCGTGGCTGCACTATAGCTTCCATTAGTGATATCTCAGGTGCTTATTACAATGAGAACGGTATCGACATCAAAAAGGCCATCGGTTACCGTAATAACAATAACGGTACGCTCGAGGGGTTTGATGGTGCTGAATTAATGGATGATCCTGCTGACTTATTGACGCTCGATGTCGATGTGTTAGTTCCAGCTGCTATTGAGGATGTAATTCACTCTGGAAATGTGAATGATGTAAAGGCAAAGTTAATAGTAGAAGGTGCCAATGGCCCAACCTCCGCAGAAGCCGATGCAATCATTAACGAAAAGGGAATTATGGTAGCACCAGACATCTTGGCCAATGCTGGAGGTGTTACAGTTTCATACTTCGAATGGGTACAAAACAGACTCGGTTACAAATGGACCCGTGAAAGGGTTAACCGTAGATCAGACAGGATTATGAAAGATGCTTTCGACAAAGTTTATGGAGCATCTCAAAAGTATAATGTACCGATGCGTATTGCGGCTTACATAGTAGCGATAGACAAGGTATCCGAAACCTATAAATACAGGGGCGGATTCTAA
- the dusB gene encoding tRNA dihydrouridine synthase DusB → MVRIGNIELGDFPLLLAPMEDVSDPPFRAVCKENGADIMYTEFISSEGLIRNAAKSVQKLDIYDYERPIGIQIFGDKIESMRQAAAIAEAAQPEIVDINYGCPVKKVACKGAGAGILLDIPKMQKMTEEIVKQVSLPVTVKTRLGWDDSTIQIVDVAKRLQDVGIQALTIHGRTRKQMYKGEADWTKIAEVKNHPDIHIPIFGNGDIDSPQKALEYKNKYDVDGIMIGRAAIGYPWIFNEIKHFMKTGETLPAPDMAERVSVARKHLKFSLEWKGERQGIYEMRRHYTNYFRGIHNFKPFRTKLVESENPEELFDLLEEISVTFEDAFQMA, encoded by the coding sequence TTGGTAAGAATAGGAAATATAGAGTTAGGAGACTTCCCGTTGTTGTTAGCACCGATGGAAGATGTGAGTGACCCACCATTCAGAGCAGTTTGCAAAGAGAATGGTGCCGATATCATGTATACAGAATTTATCTCTTCTGAGGGCTTAATCAGGAATGCAGCCAAGAGTGTTCAAAAGTTGGACATCTATGACTATGAGCGTCCTATCGGTATTCAGATTTTTGGAGATAAAATAGAATCCATGCGTCAGGCTGCAGCGATTGCCGAAGCTGCTCAACCGGAGATTGTAGATATCAACTATGGCTGCCCTGTGAAGAAGGTGGCTTGCAAAGGAGCCGGGGCTGGAATTCTGCTGGACATTCCCAAAATGCAGAAAATGACAGAGGAAATTGTCAAACAGGTTTCTCTTCCGGTGACTGTAAAAACCCGTTTGGGTTGGGATGATAGTACCATCCAAATTGTAGATGTTGCCAAGCGATTACAGGATGTTGGTATTCAGGCTCTGACAATACATGGCCGAACGCGCAAACAGATGTACAAAGGTGAGGCAGACTGGACTAAAATTGCTGAGGTAAAAAACCACCCTGATATACATATTCCAATTTTTGGTAATGGAGATATTGACTCTCCCCAAAAGGCATTGGAATACAAGAATAAGTATGATGTTGATGGAATCATGATTGGTCGGGCGGCTATTGGCTACCCTTGGATTTTCAATGAGATTAAGCACTTTATGAAAACGGGTGAAACCTTGCCTGCTCCAGATATGGCTGAACGGGTTAGCGTGGCAAGAAAGCACCTCAAATTCTCACTCGAGTGGAAAGGAGAGCGCCAAGGTATCTATGAAATGAGAAGGCATTACACCAACTATTTTAGAGGTATCCATAATTTCAAACCTTTCAGAACTAAGCTTGTAGAGTCCGAAAACCCGGAAGAACTTTTCGATTTACTAGAGGAGATTTCAGTGACCTTCGAAGATGCCTTTCAGATGGCCTAA
- a CDS encoding alpha/beta fold hydrolase, with the protein MKRQLILLHGALGCKNDFDAIVPLLSQSFEVYAFNFSGHGLEAFSSKGFGIEVFAEELEEFINEKDLDQPLIFGYSMGGYVALYLASRNKSILGKILTLGTKFEWTPECAHHETSRMNPEVMAEKIPAYTDALQVAHGSAWKKLVEQTAGMMIELGESPLLNEDTLASIEIPVEIKRGEKDHMVNEEESRWAAKSIPEGNYATEPNTKHPINTIEPRALALIIDSNLP; encoded by the coding sequence ATGAAAAGACAGTTGATACTTCTTCATGGAGCACTTGGGTGCAAAAATGACTTTGATGCCATAGTGCCTCTATTATCTCAAAGCTTCGAGGTTTATGCTTTCAATTTTTCAGGTCATGGTTTGGAAGCCTTCTCATCCAAGGGTTTTGGAATCGAAGTTTTCGCAGAAGAGTTAGAGGAGTTTATAAACGAAAAGGATCTAGATCAACCATTGATTTTTGGATATAGCATGGGAGGTTATGTGGCATTATATCTGGCTTCCAGAAATAAAAGTATCCTTGGTAAGATCTTAACCCTGGGCACCAAATTTGAGTGGACACCGGAATGTGCACATCATGAGACTTCAAGAATGAATCCTGAAGTAATGGCCGAAAAAATTCCAGCCTATACGGATGCCCTGCAAGTGGCACACGGTAGTGCATGGAAGAAATTGGTTGAGCAAACAGCCGGTATGATGATAGAACTGGGCGAGTCTCCTCTGCTCAATGAAGATACCCTCGCATCAATTGAGATACCTGTTGAGATTAAAAGAGGAGAAAAAGACCATATGGTCAACGAAGAGGAATCTCGATGGGCGGCCAAGTCCATACCTGAAGGGAATTATGCTACTGAACCCAACACTAAACACCCAATAAATACGATCGAGCCTAGGGCTTTGGCCTTAATTATCGACTCAAACCTGCCTTAA
- a CDS encoding phosphatidate cytidylyltransferase, with amino-acid sequence MKKKSTLTMNNLAVRAITAIIGVTIIIAGIVFSSWTFALVFLAIALLTLREFYNLARKSGTQPYEVWGLVFSLALFGLIFLNYQGQIDKSTFWILPALFSTVFLYPLIRYGQGHAINCLALSVLGVLYIALPFCFVIPLAFVSGEFQYELVLGVLFAQWANDTGAYFAGKAFGKTKLFEKVSPKKTWEGSVGGLILAVGVSLAFCYFFGTMSYLEWTGLAIVVSIFGSLGDLVESAFKRALAIKDSGSTIPGHGGFLDRFDGLILALPFATTYIHFVI; translated from the coding sequence TTGAAGAAGAAATCAACTTTGACCATGAATAACCTTGCCGTTCGGGCCATTACGGCAATCATTGGTGTCACCATAATCATTGCAGGGATAGTTTTTAGTTCATGGACCTTCGCTCTGGTTTTTCTGGCCATTGCGCTCCTTACATTAAGAGAGTTTTACAACTTGGCTCGAAAGAGTGGTACCCAACCTTATGAAGTTTGGGGATTGGTTTTTAGTCTTGCGCTATTCGGATTGATTTTCCTTAACTACCAGGGACAGATTGATAAGAGTACATTTTGGATATTGCCGGCCCTCTTTTCTACCGTATTTCTATACCCCTTAATCCGATATGGGCAAGGACATGCAATCAATTGCCTTGCGCTTTCAGTACTCGGTGTGCTTTACATTGCACTGCCTTTCTGTTTCGTTATTCCATTGGCCTTTGTATCAGGAGAGTTTCAATACGAGTTGGTCCTGGGTGTCCTTTTTGCCCAATGGGCGAATGATACAGGAGCCTATTTTGCTGGCAAAGCCTTCGGCAAGACAAAGCTCTTTGAGAAAGTATCTCCCAAAAAAACGTGGGAAGGTTCAGTTGGAGGGTTAATTCTTGCTGTGGGAGTCTCATTAGCTTTCTGTTATTTCTTTGGGACTATGAGTTATTTGGAATGGACCGGACTGGCTATTGTAGTCAGTATCTTCGGAAGCCTAGGTGATTTAGTAGAGTCAGCATTTAAAAGAGCACTGGCTATTAAAGACTCTGGGAGCACAATTCCGGGACACGGAGGCTTCCTTGATAGATTTGACGGTCTCATTCTTGCATTACCATTCGCAACCACCTACATTCACTTCGTCATATAA